From the genome of Aspergillus fumigatus Af293 chromosome 1, whole genome shotgun sequence, one region includes:
- the EifCb gene encoding translation initiation factor eIF3 core subunit b: MAPSFDTLSEQDLHEEEEEEIDFSDLKAQYEVKLEEGLDTFVVIDGLPVVPEESRQKLIKFLLRKLNTVGHTSEDAVFMPLNDKNMSEGYAFVEFETPEQAVAAVKQLHGTPLDKKHTLLVNKLMDIERYGREGRIDEEYKPPAIEPFKEKEHLRSWLADPNARDQFALYRGDKVGVFWNNKNHPPENVVDRAHWTQLFVQWSPKGTYLASVHPQGVQLWGGPAFSKQKQFPHPFVQLIEFSPGESYLTTWSARPIQVEEGQSILTYEEEGKNIIVWDIATGKPLRSFVSHDLTAGPAGDAEPKKKVQWPAFKWSADEKYVARMLQHQSISIYELPRMNLLGKTSVKIDGVMDFEWSPATVTREGVKQYEQLLCFWTPEIGSSPARVAMMSVPSKEIVRTRNLFNVSDVKLHWQSQGLYVCVKVDRHSKSKKSMATNLEIFRVREKGVPVEVVDSLKDTVINFAWEPNGNRFVLITTGEAVAGAAVAPKTAVSFFAPEKKGGAIGNFKLIRTIEKKNSNAIYWSPKGRFVVVATVHSQTSFDMDFWDMDFEGEKPEAEKDFAANLQLMKTTEHYGVTDIDWDPTGRYVVSSASVWTHQLENGWNLHTFAGQTLSENPTDKFKQFLWRPRPPTLLSKEEQKQVRKNLREYSKEFDEEDRYAVDIANTAVVEKRKRVLNEWIAWIRREKELLAEEKDAYGLPEEADDPKLAKDAAATTQEQGETVVEEIVEEIIEESEEVIG; encoded by the exons ATGGCGCCCAGTTTTGATACTTTGTCTGAGCAGGACCTccacgaagaggaggaggaggagattgactTCTCTG ATCTCAAGGCGCAATATGAAGTGAAGCTCGAAGAGGGTTTGGATACATTCGTTGTGATCGATGGACTCCCGGTTGTGCCCGAGGAAAGCAGACAAAAGCTCATCAAGTTCTTGTTGAGGAAACTCAACACGGTGGGCCACACGTCTGAAGATGCGGTCTTTATGCCTCTTAACGACAAGAACATGTCCGAAGG ATATGCATTCGTCGAGTTCGAGACCCCCGAACAAGCTGTCGCCGCAGTCAAGCAGCTGCACGGCACTCCCCTTGACAAAAAGCACACCCTTCTCGTGAACAAATTAATGGATATCGAACGCTACGGTCGCGAAGGGCGCATTGACGAAGAGTACAAGCCCCCCGCCATCGAGCctttcaaggagaaggagcatCTCCGCTCGTGGCTTGCGGACCCCAACGCGCGTGATCAGTTTGCCCTTTACCGTGGAGACAAGGTTGGCGTTTTCTGGAACAACAAGAACCATCCGCCCGAGAATGTCGTCGACCGTGCGCACTGGACGCAGCTTTTTGTCCAGTGGTCTCCCAAGGGGACTTACCTCGCATCCGTTCATCCTCAAGGTGTTCAGCTCTGGGGTGGTCCCGCTTTCTCGAAACAGAAGCAATTCCCCCATCCTTTCGTCCAGCTCATCGAGTTCTCGCCCGGTGAGAGCTATCTGACGACCTGGTCCGCGCGCCCCATTCAGGTTGAAGAGGGCCAGTCTATTTTGACTTacgaggaggaagggaagaacaTTATCGTGTGGGATATTGCGACTGGAAAGCCTCTACGTTCCTTCGTCTCTCACGATCTCACTGCTGGTCCTGCGGGAGACGCCgagcccaagaagaaggtgCAGTGGCCTGCATTCAAGTGGTCCGCCGATGAAAAATACGTCGCTCGCATGCTACAACACCAGTCCATTTCGATCTACGAGCTTCCACGAATGAACTTGCTCGGAAAGACATCGGTGAAGATTGACGGCGTCATGGACTTTGAGTGGTCACCCGCAACTGTGACTCGGGAGGGCGTCAAACAATACGAACAGTtgctctgcttctggacTCCTGAAATCGGCAGCAGCCCCGCTAGAGTCGCCATGATGAGCGTGCCATCAAAGGAAATTGTACGAACACGTAATTTGTTCAATGTTTCCGACGTCAAGCTTCACTGGCAGTCCCAGGGTTTGTATGTCTGCGTGAAGGTGGATCGACACTCGAAATCGAAGAAGTCTATGGCCACCAACCTCGAGATTTTCCGGGTACGCGAGAAGGGTGTTCCTGTTGAGGTTGTTGACAGTCTTAAGGATACTGTGATCAATTTCGCTTGGGAGCCCAATGGCAATCGGTTCGTTCTCATCACAACCGGCGAGGCTGtcgctggtgctgctgtcgCACCCAAGACCGCCGTGTCGTTCTTTGCCCCTGAGAAGAAGGGCGGAGCAATCGGTAACTTCAAGCTTATCCGCACcatcgagaagaagaacagcaacGCGATCTACTGGTCGCCTAAGGGTCGCTTCGTTGTCGTTGCTACCGTTCACTCCCAGACCAGCTTTGACATGGACTTCTGGGACATGGACTTTGAGGGAGAGAAGCCCGAAGCCGAGAAGGACTTTGCCGCCAACCTTCAATTGATGAAGACCACTGAACACTACGGTGTGACGGATATCGACTGGGATCCTACCGGTCGTTATGTCGTCAGCAGTGCCAGCGTGTGGACACACCAG TTGGAAAACGGCTGGAACCTGCACACTTTCGCTGGTCAGACCCTCTCCGAAAACCCCACAGACAAGTTCAAGCAATTCCTCTGGCGCCCTCGCCCACCCACTCTTCTcagcaaggaggagcagaaacAAGTGCGCAAGAACCTTCGAGAATACTCCAAGGAgttcgacgaggaggacagATACGCCGTCGATATTGCCAATACAGCCGTTGTCGAGAAGCGCAAGCGGGTTCTCAACGAGTGGATTGCCTGGATCCGCCGGGAGAAGGAGCTCCTTGCCGAAGAGAAAGACGCTTACGGTCTCCCCGAGGAGGCCGACGACCCCAAGTTGGCCAAGGACGCCGCTGCAACCACACAAGAGCAAGGCGAGACTgttgtggaggagattgTCGAAGAGATCATCGAGGAAAGCGAGGAGGTTATCGGTTAA
- a CDS encoding putative extracellular SCP domain protein Pry1, producing the protein MIPTTYLLLAVSIFLWLQLLPSIHASNTAGTTVIVTVTPTIPHPASYTSLEIFKDTVLSTSNAYRREHNASHLTWNETLTKYAKRWAEGCKWKHSGGPYGENLAFGYQDPAAAVAAWGDEGQKYDYKLPTGFSEETGHFTQLVWRATREVGCAAFNCGYQNGNDAKNKEGRYTRAQGWYVVCEYSPAGNVVGNQNAFFRVNVQPTSTYSGPETAGSATGTSASASGSATATATSGVEELYDGRLRDQYQNAFVGLIVFINLV; encoded by the exons ATGATCCCTACCACCTATCTGCTGCTCGCTGTCTCCATCTTTCTGTGGCTCCAACTACTCCCCAGTATACACGCGAGCAACACAGCCGGAACCACGGTCATAGTCACAGTAACACCCACAATCCCCCATCCAGCTTCCTACACTTCCCTCGAGATATTCAAAGATACAGTTCTCTCAACCAGTAACGCCTATCGCCGAGAGCACAACGCAAGCCACCTAACCTGGAACGAGACATTAACAAAATACGCCAAACGCTGGGCAGAGGGATGTAAATGGAAGCACTCA GGTGGTCCATACGGCGAGAACCTCGCCTTTGGCTACCAGGATCCGGCAGCCGCCGTCGCGGCCTGGGGCGACGAGGGCCAGAAATACGATTACAAGTTACCGACAGGATTCAGCGAGGAAACGGGGCACTTCACGCAGTTGGTGTGGAGGGCGACGAGGGAAGTCGGATGCGCGGCGTTCAATTGCGGGTATCAAAATGGGAATGATGCGAAAAACAAAGAGGGTCGGTATACGAGGGCGCAGGGCTGGTATGTGGTGTGTGAGTACTCGCCTGCGGGGAACGTGGTTGGAAACCAAAATGCTTTCTTCAGGGTGAATGTGCAGCCGACGAGTACATATTCTGGGCCGGAGACGGCGGGTTCTGCCACTGGGACCAGTGCGAGTGCGAGTGGGAGCGCGACGGCTACGGCGACCAGTGGTGTTGAGGAATTGTATGATGGGCGGTTGAGAGACCAGTATCAGAATGCTTTTGTTGGGCTCATAGTTTTTATAAATTTAGTATGA
- a CDS encoding exocyst complex component Sec10 family protein, whose protein sequence is MANARNGPKAGGKPRRDVLASLKMASMEEISRAALPAEIMSSILDYLSPADLIRAARSSKLLREMAYDDTRWVQKLKRMGCWNESEARKHIEETFGTIASVESVEQQQVAEQIGQPFSEQGPAISLNTISDGFDQIKLSTSVPSEEVHELEKDPVLGALKQVRSVRGEARVEYGKVHAALAPFYDDIVTSGPSPDNLLFRKYPDPEHQAQILSQLRLFAKCDTTEGWRERNARLQSAISMFETAAMKEFRQGYESEDIDGAMRRYAHILFTLNGGDSAIEFFVNHNHLIAQKSDLGRVADCIDGLNQRVKLEHTQAFFTRLSVAYNEEVSIINRAFPPSMTVGPTFVEKVAQDVLYPFLTAIFDELHRSNVESYLIAVSGTFAQCLNLSEALLPIQNTTDTLDEFLRHIVAKVYEPHIDLYLAEELDHFRKKSAAVVDEWDRQLSEQAASTESFLMSNVNRQADKRDFLTSFKKVIMAPVNILPSFSSSKSSETKSDHESIGSEPSSALKSPNRFSTIASPALTPTVEAPPTTELAAKAAVMKSKLEGIRSLFSIEIALSLIHSAKSSLDRAAQFVKIGGETGAAAKQQCEAIFVSLLRILGHQHLIVGFNKAVDHLSNYRPREQGERDQAGVEPLVTFLELVNVGDLILQMMDVFYEQELVGAKITDRNDFLDPAVKEKKKFEQILDERVAAGLNKGIDVLMEEVDYILATRQQATDFNPDASTDPYRKTMDVAVSEAAAAVVDVVSSHTQMLVGSTDKSTLDVFNQEVGLRLFTALCKHLKRQRISIEGSLKLISDMNHYFKFIQSLKNNDLLLYFKAFRELAQIYLIDSSDAKELATIIADADRFYGIWRVEEVYEFAERRADWFQVKRDVERAMYGIGCNIM, encoded by the exons ATGGCGAACGCGAGGAATGGGCCGAAAGCTGGCGGGAAACCGCGCAGAGACGTCCTGGCTTCACTCAAGATGGCCTCAATGGAGGAGATCTCCCGGGCTGCCCTTCCAGCAG AGATCATGTCCTCCATTCTCGATTACCTTTCGCCTGCCGATCTGATCCGTGCAGCGCGGTCTTCGAAACTCCTGCGCGAAATGGCCTACGATGATACAAGATGGGTGCAAAAACTGAAACGCATGGGATGCTGGAATGAGTCTGAAGCTCGGAAACATATTGAAGAGACTTTTGGGACGATCGCGAGTGTGGAGTCTGTCGAGCAGCAACAGGTTGCGGAGCAAATCGGACAACCATTTAGTGAACAAGGCCCAGCGATCAGTTTGAATACAATATCGGATGGATTTGATCAGATTAAACTCTCCACCTCTGTTCCTTCCGAAGAGGTTcacgagctggagaaggaccCTGTATTGGGCGCATTAAAGCAAGTGAGATCAGTGCGTGGAGAAGCACGCGTTGAGTATGGAAAGGTCCATGCTGCATTGGCGCCGTTCTACGACGACATCGTTACATCTGGGCCCTCCCCAGATAATCTACTATTCAGGAAATATCCGGACCCTGAGCATCAAGCGCAAATCCTATCTCAATTGCGGCTATTCGCTAAGTGCGATACAACCGAAGGTTGGCGGGAAAGGAACGCGCGCCTACAATCTGCCATATCAATGTTCGAAACAGCTGCTATGAAAGAATTTAGACAAGGTTACGAGagtgaagatattgacgGCGCGATGCGCAGATACGCTCATATTCTCTTCACTCTGAATGGCGGAGATTCCGCTATAGAATTCTTCGTCAACCATAACCACTTGATAGCTCAGAAATCTGATTTGGGCAGGGTAGCGGACTGTATTGACGGCTTGAACCAACGGGTCAAACTCGAACATACCCAGGCGTTCTTCACCAGGCTGAGTGTGGCTTACAATGAGGAAGTCTCGATAATCAACCGCGCCTTTCCCCCCAGCATGACTGTTGGACCAACTTTTGTTGAAAAGGTTGCACAAGACGTGCTATATCCGTTCTTGACCGCTATCTTCGACGAGTTGCATCGTTCAAATGTTGAGTCATATCTTATCGCCGTCTCGGGGACATTTGCGCAGTGTCTGAACTTGTCTGAAGCACTTTTACCAATCCAGAACACAACCGACACGCTTGACGAGTTTTTGCGCCATATCGTGGCGAAAGTATACGAGCCTCACATTGACTTGTACCTTGCAGAAGAGCTCGACCACTTCCGGAAAAAGTCTGCAGCTGTAGTGGATGAGTGGGATAGGCAACTGTCAGAGCAGGCTGCTTCGACTGAATCATTTCTGATGTCCAATGTCAATCGACAGGCTGACAAGCGTGACTTTTTGACTTCGTTTAAAAAAGTGATTATGGCGCCTGTCAACATTCTCCCCAGCTTTTCGAGCTCCAAGTCAAGCGAAACGAAATCCGATCATGAGTCCATCGGTAGCGAACCGTCCTCGGCGCTCAAGAGCCCGAACAGGTTTTCCACTATTGCATCCCCTGCTCTTACCCCTACGGTTGAGGCCCCTCCTACCACAGAACTTGCAGCTAAGGCGGCCGTCATGAAATCAAAGTTGGAGGGCATCCGGTCTCTGTTTAGTATCGAAATCGCTCTTAGCCTAATTCACTCGGCCAAGTCCAGCCTCGACCGTGCCGCCCAATTTGTGAAGATAGGAGGTGAGACTGGAGCGGCGGCCAAACAGCAATGTGAGGCAATTTTCGTTTCGCTCTTACGAATTTTGGGACATCAGCACCTTATTGTTGGTTTCAACAAAGCAGTCGACCATCTATCCAACTATAGACCTCGTGAACAAGGCGAGCGCGACCAAGCAGGGGTTGAGCCTCTAGTTACCTTCTTGGAGCTCGTGAATGTTGGTGACCTTATATTGCAAATGATGGATGTCTTCTACGAGCAAGAGCTTGTTGGGGCCAAGATCACCGATCGCAATGATTTTCTCGATCCTGCcgtgaaggaaaagaagaaattcGAGCAGATCCTGGACGAACGTGTCGCTGCCGGATTGAACAAAGGTATCGATGTCCTCATGGAGGAAGTAGATTATATCCTCGCGACCAGACAGCAGGCTACTGACTTCAACCCCGATGCCTCTACGGATCCATACCGAAAGACCATGGATGTAGCTGTCAGTGAGGCGGCCGCGGCTGTGGTTGACGTCGTTTCGTCACATACACAGATGTTGGTAGGGAGCACCGACAAGAGCACGCTAGATGTCTTCAACCAGGAGGTCGGTTTAAGACTTTTCACAGCGTTGTGTAAGCATTTGAAGCGTCAGAGGATCAGCATCGAAGGGTCCTTGAAGCTTATAAG CGATATGAACCACTACTTTAAGTTCATCCAAAGCTTAAAGAACAACGATCTTCTCCTTTACTTCAAAGCCTTCCGGGAACTAGCACAGATCTATCTGATCGATTCATCTGACGCTAAGGAACTGGCGACTATCATTGCTGATGCGGATCGGTTCTACGGTATATGGAGGGTTGAAGAAGTCTACGAGTTCGCTGAACGACGAGCGGACTGGTTTCAGGTGAAACGTGACGTGGAACGCGCTATGTACGGGATTGGGTGTAACATTATGTGA